The genomic stretch AGCCGATGAAGCTGCGTGGGTACCAAAAATGGGATACCTTCTGCGACGCCGTGGGCAACATGATGAACAACACGCTTCTTCCTGCAGACGGAAAAGGGGTCATGGTTGCCCTGCGTCCTGTACCGGGTATTCGCGTTGAACAGGCTCTCACCCTATGTCGCCCGAACCGTACAGGGGACATCATGACCATTGGCGACAATCGCCTGGTGTTGTTTTTGTCCTTCTGCCGGGTAAACGATCTCGATACGGCGCTTAACCACATCTTCCCTCTACCTACCGGGGATATTTTCTCGAACCGTATGATTTGGTTCGAAGATAATACGATTAGCGCGGAGCTGGTGCAGATGCGTGCGCTCCAGCCTGAACAATGGGCCAAACCGCTCGCTATCACGAGCGATGCCAAACCGATCCTCAATGCCAGACATGATGGACACGTCTGGCGTCGAATTCCGGAACCCCTTCGCTTATTAACAGACAACGCGGAGAACGCATCATCATGAATATCAGCGATATCATTCAACTGGTTATATTCTGTGCGCTGATCTTTTTCCCGCTTGGCTACTACGCGCGCCATTCCATACGCCGTATCCGTGATACGGCCAGAGTGCTGTTTATAAAACCTCGCTATGTAAAACCAGCCGGAACACTGACACGGGCATCACACGTCAAGGCAGACCGAAAACATGACTAATTCTACCTATACCGCTTCGTCACCCTCGCCGCTCTGGCAGTACTGGCGCGGCCTTTCCGGCTGGAACTTCTACTTTCTGGTGAAGTTTGGTCTGCTGTGGGCAGGCTATCTGAATTTCCATCCCCTTCTCAACCTCGTGTTTATGGCCTTCCTGCTGATGCCGCTGCCGAATATCAGGCTGCATCGCTTACGCCACTGGGTCGCTGTACCTGCCGGCTTTGCGCTGTTCTGGCATGATACCTGGCTACCGGGGCCGGACAGCATTATGAGCCAGGGGTCGCAGGTGGCGGGCTTCAGTGCAGACTATATCCTTGACCTGACCGAGCGCTTTATTAACTGGCAGATGATTGGCGCGGTATTTGTGCTGCTGGTTGCCTGGCTGTTCCTGTCACAGTGGATCCGCGTTACGGTGTTTGTCGTCGCGATTATGATCTGGCTTAACGTGCTGACGCTGGCTGGGCCCAACTTTTCGCTGTGGCCTGCAGGTCAACCGACCACCACGGTAACCACCACCGGGGGAAGCGCGGCGGCAACCGTCACAACGGCAGGCGATACACCTGTGGTGGGCGATATCCCAACCCAGACCGCGCCGCCGACCTCTACCAACCTGAACGCCTGGCTCTCCAGTTTCTATACCGCGGAAGACAAGCGACAAACTAAATTCCCGGATGCGCTGCCGGCAGATGCTCAGCCGTTTGAACTGCTGGTGATCAACATCTGCTCTCTCTCCTGGGCCGACGTGGACGCCGCCGGTTTGATGTCTCATCCGCTGTGGTCACACTTCGACATTCAGTTTAAAGATTTCAACTCTGCCACCTTGTACAGCGGCCCGGCGGCGATCCGCCTGCTGCGTGCAAGCTGCGGCCAGACATCGCATAAAAACCTGTATCAACCCGCCGGCAACCAGTGTTATCTGTTCGATAACCTCGCAAAACTGGGCTTTACGCAGCATCTGATGCTGGGGCATAACGGCCAGTTCGGTAACTTCCTGAAAGAGGTGCGCGAACAGGGCGGCATGCAGGCACCGCTGATGGATCAAACCGGTCTTCCCGTCTCTCTGCTGGGCTTCGACGGTTCGCCCGTTTATGACGATACCGCCGTCCTGCAGCGCTGGCTGCAGACCATCGAAAAAGACAGCAATCCGCGCAGCGCGACGTTCTTTAACACCCTGCCGCTCCACGACGGTAACCATTTCCCGGGCGTGAGCAAAACGGCTGATTATAAAGTGCGTGCGCAGAAGTTCTTCGACGAGCTGGACGCGTTCTTCACGGAGCTGGAAAAATCAGGCCGTAAAGTGATGGTGGTTGTGGTACCTGAGCACGGCGGCGCGCTGAAAGGCGACAGAATGCAGGTTTCGGGTCTGCGTGATATCCCAAGCCCGTCCATCACTAACGTGCCTGCAGGCATTAAATTCTTTGGGATGAAGGCACCGCATCAGGGCGCACCGATTGAGATTACACAGCCAACCAGCTACCTGGTGATTTCAGAACTGGTTGCCCGCGCCGTTGACGGGAAGCTGTTTGTGGAAGATAGCGTGAACTGGGATCAGCTCACCAGCAAACTGCCGCAAACGGCAGAAGTCTCAGAGAACGCTAACGCGGTCGTCATTCAGTATCAAAACAAACCTTACGTTCGCCTGAACGGCGGGGATTGGGTGCCGTATCCGCAGTAACACGGTATGACGTCCCTCTCCCCATCGGGGAGAGGGACAATCTCGACATTATTGCTGGGCGATCCACACCAGCATTTTCAGACTTGCCGAATAGTAGTCGTCTTTAGAGGTAATTTCGGGTTCACCGGAAGACTGCCCCATCGTAAAATCGCGTACAGCCAGCAAGCCGCCTTCCATCATGTAGGGCACATATTCGTTGGTCGTGACGTTAACCCAGGCGGGAGTTTGTTCCCGGGGAAACTGTCCGAACCAGGCCTTCCACGGCGTCAGCAGCGGGCTTTGCTTATCAGACCAGGCAACGTACAGCGGAACACGAATCGCGTCATAGCTCATTCGCGGCGGCCAGCCTTTAGCAGGAGCCAGCTTGCCACCTGATGCCAGTGAAACCCAGTCAGTGGGCAGATTCGCTTTACCCGAGCCCATTTTCCCCAGCAGGCGTTTCCCGTCCTTAATCAAATCACGCCAGATCGGCAAATGACTGCGTCTGGAGAAGGCCTGCCAGGCCGGAAACACGAAATAGGAAGGATTGAGGACCACGTCACCCTCAAGCTTAAACCCCTGGACGCCGGGCAGCATCACGCGGTAACCGGCATAGCGGATCACGCTGTGGTCAATCAGTGCTTTTGTAATTGCATCCGATGCGGCGCTGTAGCGTTTGTCATGCCAGCGTGCGTCGGCTTTCAGCAACGCCCAGGCAATCAGCACGTCGCCATCTGCAGCGTTGTTTTTGTCGGCGACCGGGTTGGACTCTGCGGGATTATAGCGCCAGTAAAACAGACCATTTTCTTTGT from Enterobacter dykesii encodes the following:
- the bcsF gene encoding cellulose biosynthesis protein BcsF, with product MMNISDIIQLVIFCALIFFPLGYYARHSIRRIRDTARVLFIKPRYVKPAGTLTRASHVKADRKHD
- the bcsG gene encoding cellulose biosynthesis protein BcsG — encoded protein: MTNSTYTASSPSPLWQYWRGLSGWNFYFLVKFGLLWAGYLNFHPLLNLVFMAFLLMPLPNIRLHRLRHWVAVPAGFALFWHDTWLPGPDSIMSQGSQVAGFSADYILDLTERFINWQMIGAVFVLLVAWLFLSQWIRVTVFVVAIMIWLNVLTLAGPNFSLWPAGQPTTTVTTTGGSAAATVTTAGDTPVVGDIPTQTAPPTSTNLNAWLSSFYTAEDKRQTKFPDALPADAQPFELLVINICSLSWADVDAAGLMSHPLWSHFDIQFKDFNSATLYSGPAAIRLLRASCGQTSHKNLYQPAGNQCYLFDNLAKLGFTQHLMLGHNGQFGNFLKEVREQGGMQAPLMDQTGLPVSLLGFDGSPVYDDTAVLQRWLQTIEKDSNPRSATFFNTLPLHDGNHFPGVSKTADYKVRAQKFFDELDAFFTELEKSGRKVMVVVVPEHGGALKGDRMQVSGLRDIPSPSITNVPAGIKFFGMKAPHQGAPIEITQPTSYLVISELVARAVDGKLFVEDSVNWDQLTSKLPQTAEVSENANAVVIQYQNKPYVRLNGGDWVPYPQ
- a CDS encoding glycosyl hydrolase family 8, producing MRKPVCATLAVMMSLLFSPLSHADRAWESYKARFFKPEGRIVDTGNGGVSHTEGQGFAMLMAVANDDKATFDKLWQWTDSQLKNKENGLFYWRYNPAESNPVADKNNAADGDVLIAWALLKADARWHDKRYSAASDAITKALIDHSVIRYAGYRVMLPGVQGFKLEGDVVLNPSYFVFPAWQAFSRRSHLPIWRDLIKDGKRLLGKMGSGKANLPTDWVSLASGGKLAPAKGWPPRMSYDAIRVPLYVAWSDKQSPLLTPWKAWFGQFPREQTPAWVNVTTNEYVPYMMEGGLLAVRDFTMGQSSGEPEITSKDDYYSASLKMLVWIAQQ